From the Pediococcus acidilactici genome, the window CCGTTCCTTGATCTACGTGTTTTAAGGATTCCAGAATTTTCAATTTCAGCAGCCCTTAGTTCGGTTTCAATGATTGCCATGGTGGGTGCCGAAATGGTTCTTCCTCTTTACATCCAAACTGTACGTGGCGAATCAGCCTTTCACTCTGGACTAACATTATTGCCGGGGGCATTGATGATGGGGGTTCTCAGCCCAATTACTGGTCGTTTATTCGATAAAATTGGCGCACGCCGGCTCGCAACCACCGGAATGTTCCTTTTAACCATTGGAACGTTGCCGTTTGCCTTCATCACCCGGACTACTCCAATGCTTTACATTATCGTGTTATACGCAATTCGGATGGCCGGAATTTCCATGGCGATGATGCCGGTTACTACTGCCGGTATGAACTCGTTGCCATTCGATAAGATGGGGCACGGAACCGCAGTTAATAACACCCTCCGACAAGTTGCTAGTTCCATGGGGACTGCCATTTTAGTCAGTGTTTTGACCAACGTTACTAACAACCAAATGCCTGCTAAACACTTGTTGAAAGCCGAACCACTTGCTTACAAAGATCAAGCATTTAACGCTACTATCAGCGGCTATCACGCCTCGTTTTGGATTGCGGTTGGCTTCAGTGCGTTAGGCTTAATCATTGCCTTCTTCGTTAGCAACCGTTCTGGTAGCTCAGCTAAAGTACAACCTCAAGCTGGAGGTGCAGAATAATGATTATCTTTCTATTAATACTCGCTGTCATCGCAACCTTTATTTCAATGACCCTAATTCCAAAACCAATGCTGCGTTACATTTGTACCGCAATTTCGGCGATTGTGGTCGTTTGCTCAGTAGTCTTACTAGTACTGAACGACCGCGAACATTTTGGAATGAAAAAAGTAACCGAAACGACCACCCAAACCGTTTACTCGGTTTCACCTTCAAAACAGATGCCCATGCTGCTTTATAAAAACATCGGGACTGATGGTAAGGAACGGGTTTACGTTTATAAAAAGGATGCAAACCAAAAGAAAACTTCTCATACGGAATTGGAAAAAACTACTAACCGAGTCAAGACCACTAATGATGATCACGCTCGCTTAGAGAAGAAAACCACCCGTTGGGTATACAAAAACGATACCTACCGCCTTTGGTTTGGCATCGCCGGAAACGACCGGGAAGTTTCTCACCGGATCAACACCTTCTACGTGCCTAAGAGTTGGCCAACCTTGTCAACTACCGAAGCTGCTAAATTGCAAAAATTGGTTAAACAAAACCAAGCTTCTATGAAAAAGGATGCTACTAAGTACGTAAAAGCTAAGGTAACCGCAACGGTTAAGGATACCTTGAAAGCTGCTTTGCAGAAAAATCCACGGATGAGTCCTGCCGAACAGAAGAAGTTGACTGACAAGACAACTGCTGAAGCTACTAAAAAGTTTAGTGCAGAGTATCAAGCACAAATGATGCAAAAGCTAATTGAACAGGCTAAAGAATAGTTTTAAAAAGCTTTACGAAAATTAAATAACCCCCGATATTGGACCTGAATCCAGTATCGGGGGTTTTATATTGACTAAAAAATTTTGTAAATCCGTTGCCGTTATTTATCGAATTTATGCTATTAACCAGCAAGGCCCGTTAAGCGCCCTTAAAAGCTCTTAACATCCGTTTTGAAGCATTTGCTGACAAATGTCTTTCACAAGCTTATAACGCTTATTTAGTCTCGTAAGCTTGCAACTGTTGACTTACCCAATTTGTCGCCTGGGCCGCTGCATTGCCTGCGTGGATGGCACAGAACCTTGCGTAAAATTGCTCAAATTGGGGACTTGGTTGTTGATTAGTCTTCTTAGCTAGTTGAGTTAATTCATGAGTAAGTTCGTCTTCGTTGTAAACAATCTTGCCCGGTAAATCTTTTTGATAATCCAAATAAAATCCACGGAGCTCGTCACGATAAGTTTCGTAATCATACGGAAAGAACACAACGGGGCGCTTTAAGTAGGCGTAATCAAAAAAGACGCTAGAATAGTCCGTAACCAATACGTCCGCCACCAAGTATAAATCCGCAACGTCCGGATAATTTGACACATCGATTGCGAAGTCTTTTGCAGCAGAAAGATCCAACGCGTTAGCAATCAAATAGTGCATCCGTAAAAGCAAAATTGTATCTTTTCCGAGCGCATCCCGTAATTTTGCCAAATCAAATGGCAAGTTAAAAGAATACTTTCCTTTAGTAAAAAATTGGTTATCCCGATAAGTCGGCGCGTATAAAACCACCTTTTTATCCAGGGGAATCCCTAACTTTTCCTTAAGCTGCCGGATTTTAGCCGCACTAGGATGTGCTAATTCGTCATTGCGGGGGTAACCAATTTCCAAAATTTCGTTTTGGTAACCGAAAGCTTGCCGAAAAATTTTCGTAGAATAGGCGTTAGGACTGATTAATGCATCCCACCGGTTTGCTTCGTGAACAAAATTTTCGTGATACTTTTCCGTAGTGGTTCCGGGCATGGTTACTTGTGCAATATCCAGGCCCAACTTTTTCAGCGGTGTGCCGTGCCAAGTTTGTAGTATTTTAACGTGCGCCGGCTTTTTCACCCAACGAGGGAGCCGTGCATTTTCAACCCAGACGTGCGCTTTTTCGATCGTACGGACCCATTTAAAAGATCCCCGAACCACGTAATCGTAACGTTCTCCATTCGGAAAACCTTCTTCAAATAGTTGCTTATTTACCACCCAGATTAATCGATAATCGGGATGTTCTTTTTTCATTTCTTTATAAATCGCTAACGGCGAGTCACTAATTTGCCGGCCGCCAAAGCTTTCAAAAATAACGGTGGGCCGTTTTGCGGGCCGGTAGTTAAGTTTGAAAGCGTAGGTTAGGAGGCGCCGTTTGACTTTCCGCAAAATCGTAATCAAATCCATCTACATTTATCCCCTATTTTTTAATTGTTTGTATCCATTATAGGATATAATCTTACACATCAAAAATAGTACATTACTCGTTTATCTGTGCTTTTTTAAAATATTGGTTGGTCAATTTATCAACTGCTTGTTTTAATTTTTGGCCCTTTATTTTATTGCCTTGATGATTGCTAAATACGATGAGGGCTTGTTTACCATCCGGACTAATTCGAATATGGTCTTCAAATCCGTAGCCGTAGCCATTAGCTGAATAATAATTTTGGTGATTGGTGTAAAGTCCTCCATGATATTTAACTTGGGCGCCGTTAACCGGTCGATACAGTGTTTGCACAGCGGGCTTTCCTAGTAGTCCACCGTTAAGCAATTTAGCTAATGTTTTATAATAATCCGCAACGGACATGTACACTTGGCCCGTCCCTAATTCTGATTCAACCGTAGCTAAGTTAGGCTTTTGGAGGATTTGCTTAACCTCATCCCCCTGTTTTTTGAGATAGTATCCCTTAGCCGTATCGTAACCAGTAGTATCAGTTGCAAATACGGTTTGCTGTAAGTTCAACTTGCTTGTGTAACGTTCCGTGAATAGCTGTTGGTAACTATCCCCCGTAACTTTTTCTAAAATCATTGATAATAGCACGTAATTGACGGGCTGATAATTCCATTTACCATATTTTTGCGGCTGAAATTTAACGTTCTTTCGAAGAATTTTTAAATACTGTTTTCTAGATAAACTATCACCTTTATATTTAAGCTTAGGCAATGATAATCCCGATGTCATGTCGAGTAGCTGACGAATAGTAATTTCCGCAGAACCCGGTATGCCCGTTATGTACTGGTTAAGGTGATCCGTAAGCGCAATTTCATGCCTATTAACTAAAGTCATTACTAGTCCAGCCGTGAGTGATTTTTGCAAAGAATCAATTTCATAAGCAGTAGTTAGCCGATTATTTTTGCCACCCGCATTATCTTCCACTCCCGCTGTGTAACTATCAACAATTTGGTTGTTCTTTACTAAAATTGCTGAGCCACTAAATCCGGTTGGTGAAAGTGCTTGTTGCAACCTTCCCTTTTCCGTCGAGTGAGTCGCTCGTGGAATCGCCAGATGATTATTTTTTTCAGTTGCGGCGGGCTTTTTTAAGTATGTACTTGCCTGTCCCCAAACTATTATCAATGCGAGAACGATTAACCCACCGATAACCAACTTATTAATCAATTTTTTTGACATTTTCGATTTCTCCCCCAAATAAGATTACCAGATATAGTTTTACACTAAATGGCGCCAAAGAACTAGCTTTGAAGGAAAAATTAAGTATAAGCTTAAATATTGCTGAACAAAGCTTTAAAAATAAACTTTCTGAAAATATAAAAAGAACTAGTCTAACTTACGACTAGTTCTTTTTATATGAATATAGATTTAAATAAAAATAGTATTACATTTATACTGCCTACCAGGCCCTTCGTCTATTTATAAAACGTATTATTACTTTAAACACCAAAAATATTGTACTAACAATTGAAATTATAATAGATAGTTTTTGCATTTTACTCAAACTATACAGCACTTTAACTCGACTATTATGGTGTAAATTGACAGTCAGTGTTTTCATTTGACTAGTATCCCATTTAACCCTTTTTCCATCTACGTAAACTTTGTAATTTGTTTTATTGTACAAGTAAAAAGGTAAACTCACGTGCCCACTTTCACCATTCAACTTAAAAATCATCCCATTAGGTATGCTTGTAAAGTCTACTTTTTTATTAATCCAACGCCCGTCCTTCATTAGATAATGGTCATATATCTTTAAACCGTTTTGGTAATTTTTATTAGAACTCTGTTTTTTGTTAATTGGTACATAATCTCGATTAGGATTTGCCTTAATTAACTTAAAGTACGTCTTTCTGTCTACCTTAATGTTGTACCTTTCTTTCAAACTAGCATTTGGTGCGAAAGCATGTTGTAATGTCGGAAAATCTTTCCTTGTATTAATAAAATTTTGGGTAGAGCTTATATTAAATATATAAAGAATAGCTACTAATAATAAAGTTACATGCTTTATCCGTAATTCATTTAACAGCTCCACTCCCAGTAACGCAATAAAGAAAGTTGCTACAACAAATACTCTAAAAGGAAATTGTAATAACGAAACGGGAGTATTTTGTAGTAAGGACCACGGAAATAAATTAGTAGATAATAACGTAGTGACTATCGAAACTACGTAAATTTTTTTATAAAGCCTACTAAAGGTATTAAATCTAAAGGCACCTATAATTAATATCAGTAAGGCGACTATCCCCATGTTAAAAGTACTTGCATTACCAGTAATATTATTAGATATGGAATTGTTGACAAAAGTACCTAATTGCATTGCTGTATTAGAAAACAAAAACTCTTTTGGCATCTTCACTGGTGTATGTAAATAATTAACTAGAAAGCTATATATAAAAGCACTAGATAATCCCAAAAATAGCACTACCGCTTTCAAATATGCTTTTATAACAGAGGAAAAATCACTTAATGAGTTAACGTTAAAAACCATAAGCAGTCCCATTGTAATTGTAACTATCAGCGCGGTTAAAATATGGGAATAAAGCAAAGCGCCCATCCCTGCCGCTAACCAAATCCATTTGTCAAATTCATTCTTAAATGAAATTTTGTAAAATGCCCAAAAGACTAATGGAATAAAAGTTAAGGCAATGAATTCTGATATATCAAAACGGTTAAGAATGTCTAAAAAACGGTACGTAGAAAAGAAGTACAGGTTAGCAAATATAAAAGCCTTTTTTCTTGAGTCACTAAAATCCTTGAATGTGTAATAAGCAATTAAAAAGGTAACTAGATTAATTACCATTAATCCTAAGTATATAGCTGTAATTGGGCTTACCGGCAAAAAGCGAAGCACTGCAAACATGTATAAAAACAATGGCGGATAATAAATATTGGTTGCTATCCCTACTTGGTTAGCAGAATAAGTTGATATCATTGGAAACATATTGCCATGTCTTAAATTTTGGTATAATTCTTCAATTCTATTTACATGGAACTGCACGTCAGCTCCTCTATAAATAACATGTCCTCTATACAAAAAATAAAAGGACAGGATACTCATGACAATAAAATACAAAACAATTATAAAAGGCAGGTGTCTTTTACCTCTTGTCAAACTAGTTAACATTCCCCATTCTCCCCCAAAATATTAATTTTAACGTCCTTCGCCATTATTTCTTACCTAAATAAGAGTTAAATTTATATGACAAAGATAAAGTTAAATAGTTAAAAACACTCAATTTTTCTTGAACGGACGCCACTACCTAACCTTATGTTTGACAGGATGTACTAAAGTAGTTGGATGTTCTATAGAATGGGTAACTGAGTGCCCTGAAATATTGACCATTGCAAAGAAAAGAAATAACAACATAGCCATTCCAACAATGATCCGCGTTGGAAGAGACATTTTGTCCGGAGTAATTTGGTCATACATTGCCTTCTGGACAACTTTTTGAGCTTTCTTAGGGCTAGTTCCCTTCGCAATTTCTTGCTCAACTAACTCTTGTTTATACTTATCTATGTCAAATTCAATTTGTTCTCGCTTACGATCTTGCTGGTATTTTCTCCGCTCTTTGGCACTTTTCTTCTTAAAATCGTTAGAAAACTGACGGTAATGGTCAACTACTGTTTTGGTATCACCTACTTCACGAAGTTCACCAAAATGCATCCATGCTACTCGATCACAAATCATTTCTACTTGTCTCAGTGAGTGACTTACAAACAAGATGGTTTTTCCTTGTTTTTTGAATTCCATAATTTTATCCACACACTTTTGGTAGAATGTATCATCTCCGACTGATAAAGCTTCATCAATAATCATGATGTCAGGGTTGATATGCACGGCAATTGCAAATCCTAGTCGCGACCGCATACCGCTAGAATAATCCTTAACTGGCTGATCGATAAATGTACCAATATCAGCAAAATCGACAATTGCATCACGGACATCATTTATTTCTTGAATAGTTAACCCTTGCATTAGCCCTTTCAAACGAATATTCTCTGCACCAGTTAAGTTCCGCTTTAGTCCAGCACCAATAGCAATTATGGAAGTATCCCCACGAACGTCAACTTTACCAGTAGTTTGTGGGATAATCCCTGAAATAATATTCGAAATCGTGGATTTTCCAGAACCATTAACTCCGATGATCCCAAAAGTTTCTCCTGGCTTTATCGTTAAACTTACTCCCTTTAAGGACCAAAAATGTGGTACATCCACTTTCCCTAAGTTGAAAAAGTTTTTTAATTTATCACTTTTTGTTTTAAATAAGTCGTATTCTTTGGTTACATTTTCTACTTTAATCTTATATGAATTATCCATTTCAAACCTCTTAGTTAAATTAAATCTACAAAATTAGAACGGAACTTGTTGTGTAGATAACTGCCAATTGTCAAAGTAATAAAAACAAACAACCAAAATGTAATCGTTAAATTAAGATTAGGTTGTTGCCAAACCCATCCCCGGGAAAGTAGCGATTCTCGCATCCCGTTAATCACGTAATAGTACGGGTTAATTTCTAGTAATCTAACCAATACTGGTGGAAAACTTGACGTCACAAAATTAAAAAGCACTCCACTCATGTAAAATAGTACTCGCAAAATTGATTGCAACGCGATTTGCCAGTCACGAATTAACACGCTGATGGTCGAATTTAAAATTCCCAAAGAGTACATTAACGCTAGCATACAAATGAAATAATAAATAAATTGAATCCACGAAATAGTTGGCCAAATATGGTTGGTGAACATCAAGAAAATTCCAAAAGCTATCATCGTCCAAAAGCTGTATAAATTACCATATATTTTAATCGATGGTAATACGTTAATTGGAAATTTCATTTTCGAAACGAGTCCAACTTGCTGATAAACGCTTTTAGACGCATCCAACGTAGTCTTATTCATATATAGCCACGGCGCAATCCCAGTAACCATCCATGGTAAATAGGGAACTCCTGGCATTGGGTCTCCCCGTCTAAGCGCAACACCAAATACTAAGTAATAAATACCGATTTGAATTAACGGATTGAGAAATTCCCATGCTAATCCAAGGTAATGGCTTTGATAGCTTGCACGGTCATCATATTTAGCCATACGTCTAATAATTTTAAAATTAGTGAACTGATCACTAACTATTTTAAACATTGTATTCATGCTTCATGCTCCTTAAGCTTGTAAGTTGGGTACATTTCGAACAGTATACTTATTTTTATCTAATTTCGTCAATGTAACCCATTACTTTCTTATATTATGTAAAAACCAATAACGTATATTATAATACATTACTGGATAGATAAATATTAAATAACTTTAAGCAAAAGGTGAATAACTTGAATAAACAAATGGCCTTTAAAGAACAGGGCAATTTACTAAGTGTAATTGTAGCCTGTTACAACGTAGCAGAATACCTCTCCGAATGTCTAGATTCGCTAGCATCACAGACTTTCAAAAACGTTGAGGTTATCATGATTGATGATGCTTCTGAAGATGCGACTTCTTTAATTGTAGAAAGATATGCTCAAAAGTACGACAATTTTACAGCAATCCATAACGAACAAAATCTTGGACCAAGTGCTTCAAGAAATAAGGGAATCAATTTAGCAAACGGGCAATGGATTGCTTTTGTTGACGGGGATGATATCGTACCGTCTAATGCGTATGAAGTGATGATTAATTCTTTAATCAAAAGTCACTCTACAATGGTGACAGGTTTTGTACGTCGCTTCGACAAAAACCGCGACAAACCTTCTTTCCTACATAAGAAAGCTATCATTGATGATTATCGTCATACTAGTTTTGAAAAACATCCCGAGCTTTTGTACGATACTACGAGCTGGAATAAGCTCTATTCAACTAGTTTGCTGCGTCAAAACAAAATTTTCTTTCCTGTAAATCAAATTTATGAAGACGTTGCGTTTACCTTGAAAGCTTTTTTACATAGTGATGGAATCGATATTATTACTAAACCCGTCTATTATTGGCGTTGGCGGGATAGTAATAACGTTTCATTCACGCAATCTAAAAATGAATTATCTCATTATTTAGATAGACTAAAGAGTTTTCACCAAGTAGTAACCATCTTACAAAAAAATGAATTATGGGACGGAAAGGTTAAACATCAACTACTATTTAAGCTGTTAGATGTGGATATACCGTTATTTATGGATGATATTGCCGATGCTGACGATTCTTTTGTTTATGCTTTCCAGGAAACCACCATTAACTTCTTTAGAAAGTGGCAATTACTGAATAGTTCAATTATTAAAGAGTTGTCCGCTAAAAAACAATATCAGTATTACGCGTTAATCAACGGCAAATTCAATTTTCTAAAACAACTTTCATTTGGTCAGCCATTTAATGGACGAATTGCTAAACTTGAACGAAAAAATGCTGGACTACCAACGTTCTATTCACCTAAAAAACTGAACGTAGGTATTGATAAAGTTCGCTTAAATGATAACCAATTCCAATTCACAGGAAAACTACAAGTGGGTAAAAAGATTCCCCACTATTTCCCTGTAAGAAAAGAAATTGTTGACGTGGTTATCGAAAATATTAATACGGGGGATTCTATTTCCTTAAATACTTTTAAACGTTTCTTTACCTTATTTAACTTTCATCTAAAAAAAATGACCGCTCCTGCAAGTCGTTTCCAATTAGATTTTAATTTGTTAGATTGTATTAAACATCTAGGTCCCGGAACGTATAAAATTCGTTTTGACTATCAAATTAAACCAAATGCTAAAAAATTATCTGTTTATTTAGGACAACCTCGAAAGGGTGCTGGTAAAATTACCCCATTTACCCTTCAGGACGGTGATTTATCTGTTATCTACGGTCACAATACAAATTGGGATACGGTTATTAAGGTAATTCCTAGTACCGAATTAGCTTCGGGAGATAGTATTCAACCCACAGTAGTAGAGACTATTTCTTTAGATGATCAAGATAATTTAGTGTTAAAGGGGATTTCTAACGAAGAAGCGCTGCAATTAGAAATTAATGAACAAGTATTCAAAAATCAATATGATGATTCTAAACAGTTTCAATTCCGTCTTCCAAATGAATTCTTGGAAACCTTTCTAAATCACGCTTCTAAGGTAGAGTTTAGAAATCCAATAACTGGATTAGAAGTCAAACCCGAATTTAGTAATGGCAATCGATTAACAAACATTTTATCCAGTAAACATTTAAGCATTCGCTTAGAACAACGCTTAAGATCAGGGCTTTGGATTAAACCTGATGTTCCAACAATTACTGCCCAATCTATCCAAATTAAACAAGTTGATAAACAATTTTATTTAACTATTGAATTAAACAAAAATATTAGTTCAATTACGGATGGTAAATTGGAGCTCCTATCAAGTAATTTAGTTAACCGCTACTTAAACATTGGCTCTCTAAAATTAACGGGGCAAAAAATAGTTGGTCAACTTTTAATTGGCGATTATCAGCAACTATCCGTGTTAGCTGGTAATTACACTATTTATCTAAACTTAAATCAAGGACTGGGCGAAAAATCAATCGCACACCGTTTTAAAGTCAGCGCACCTAATTTAACGTCACAAAATGCCACAATTGGTCAACTAGCTTCTGTTGAAGTTAAGGCTAATGATGAAGGGGAACTAAAACTTAGCGTAAAACAAAACCGCCCGTGGATCGATCGTAGTAAAGTTCGCAGAGGTATAGCATATTCCATTATTTATCCCCTAATGCGCTTGCTACCTTTAGAGAAAAATACAGTAGTTTTTGAAAGTTTGTGGGGGCAATCTTATAACGATAGTCCTCGAGCAATGTATCAATACTTGGTTAAACACTATCCTAATATGAAATTTGTCTGGATATTAAAAAATGAACAAACCCCAATTGATGGACCTGGAATTAGGGTTAGGCGATTATCTTTTAAGTATTGGTATTATATGGCACGTGCTAAATATTTAATACAAAATACTAATTTTCCAACGCAGTATGCAAAACGAAGAGGCCAAATTGAAGTTGAAACTTTGCATGGTACCTTTATGAAGGTGATGGGCTTTGATGAACCCCATTTTAAAAATGCTACCAATCGGGTTCAAAAAAACTTTGCTACTCGAATTGGGCGTTGGGATTTGATGAGCGTTCCGTCAGACTTCATGTATGTACACGGTTCAACAGCTTTTGATTATCCTGAACAAAAGATTTTAAAAACTGGATTTCCGCGCACTGATGAATTAATTCATAATAATCATCCTGATTACATTAAAAAAGTTAAGTCTAAGTTAGGAATTCCTGCAGATAAAAAAGTTATCTTATATGCACCAACCTACCGGACCACCGATATGCCTTTTAATTTTCAACTTGACCTTGAAAAAATGAAACAACAATTAAGTGACGAATATGTCCTATTAGTTCGTCTCCATTATTTTGTTTCTCATACACAAAACTTTATTGACCAAACCGGGTTTGTCTATGATGTTAGTGATTACAACAATATCAATGACCTATATCTCATTAGTGATGTCTTAATCACTGATTATTCTAGCGTTATGTTTGACTTTGGATACCTAAAACGTCCTATGATCTTTTTTGCTTATGATAAAGAATGGTATCTTGATCCAGCAAATCGTGGAATTTACATGGATTATGACACTACTGTACCCGGCCCTGTAGCAAAGACGACAGAATCAGTCATTAAAAACCTTCAACAGCTAGATAGCATTAAAAAACAGTATTCTGGTAAATTAGAACAATTTTATGAACGCTTCTGTCAATATGGACGTACAGGCGACGCAACAAAGCAACTAACCGAAGCTATGTTGAATTTAAATCCTAAAGTTCAGGATTCAGTAGTCAAACATTTAATTCTTACTAAAATAGGTCGTTTATTAAAACTAACCAATTTGCAATCTAAATTATTAAACTATTTAGGCCAAGTTTTACCTAAAACTGATATTGCAATTTTTGAAAGCTTTTTTGGGCGACAATATTCAGACAATCCTAAAGCTATTTACGAATATATGAAAATTCATTATCCTAATATTAAATCGTATTGGAATGTTAATCCTGAGTATGAACAATACTTCATTGACCATAATATTCCATATGTACAACGATTTAGTTTTAAGGGCATTTGGAAACAAGCACGTGCAAAGTACTGGTTTACCAATGTACGACGTCCTTTTAGATGGAATAAACCTAAAGATACGATTGTAGTGCAGACTTGGCACGGAACACCTCTAAAAACAAT encodes:
- a CDS encoding DUF4811 domain-containing protein, with protein sequence MIIFLLILAVIATFISMTLIPKPMLRYICTAISAIVVVCSVVLLVLNDREHFGMKKVTETTTQTVYSVSPSKQMPMLLYKNIGTDGKERVYVYKKDANQKKTSHTELEKTTNRVKTTNDDHARLEKKTTRWVYKNDTYRLWFGIAGNDREVSHRINTFYVPKSWPTLSTTEAAKLQKLVKQNQASMKKDATKYVKAKVTATVKDTLKAALQKNPRMSPAEQKKLTDKTTAEATKKFSAEYQAQMMQKLIEQAKE
- a CDS encoding CDP-glycerol glycerophosphotransferase family protein; the protein is MDLITILRKVKRRLLTYAFKLNYRPAKRPTVIFESFGGRQISDSPLAIYKEMKKEHPDYRLIWVVNKQLFEEGFPNGERYDYVVRGSFKWVRTIEKAHVWVENARLPRWVKKPAHVKILQTWHGTPLKKLGLDIAQVTMPGTTTEKYHENFVHEANRWDALISPNAYSTKIFRQAFGYQNEILEIGYPRNDELAHPSAAKIRQLKEKLGIPLDKKVVLYAPTYRDNQFFTKGKYSFNLPFDLAKLRDALGKDTILLLRMHYLIANALDLSAAKDFAIDVSNYPDVADLYLVADVLVTDYSSVFFDYAYLKRPVVFFPYDYETYRDELRGFYLDYQKDLPGKIVYNEDELTHELTQLAKKTNQQPSPQFEQFYARFCAIHAGNAAAQATNWVSQQLQAYETK
- a CDS encoding beta-lactamase family protein, which gives rise to MSKKLINKLVIGGLIVLALIIVWGQASTYLKKPAATEKNNHLAIPRATHSTEKGRLQQALSPTGFSGSAILVKNNQIVDSYTAGVEDNAGGKNNRLTTAYEIDSLQKSLTAGLVMTLVNRHEIALTDHLNQYITGIPGSAEITIRQLLDMTSGLSLPKLKYKGDSLSRKQYLKILRKNVKFQPQKYGKWNYQPVNYVLLSMILEKVTGDSYQQLFTERYTSKLNLQQTVFATDTTGYDTAKGYYLKKQGDEVKQILQKPNLATVESELGTGQVYMSVADYYKTLAKLLNGGLLGKPAVQTLYRPVNGAQVKYHGGLYTNHQNYYSANGYGYGFEDHIRISPDGKQALIVFSNHQGNKIKGQKLKQAVDKLTNQYFKKAQINE
- a CDS encoding 6-pyruvoyl-tetrahydropterin synthase-related protein — protein: MLTSLTRGKRHLPFIIVLYFIVMSILSFYFLYRGHVIYRGADVQFHVNRIEELYQNLRHGNMFPMISTYSANQVGIATNIYYPPLFLYMFAVLRFLPVSPITAIYLGLMVINLVTFLIAYYTFKDFSDSRKKAFIFANLYFFSTYRFLDILNRFDISEFIALTFIPLVFWAFYKISFKNEFDKWIWLAAGMGALLYSHILTALIVTITMGLLMVFNVNSLSDFSSVIKAYLKAVVLFLGLSSAFIYSFLVNYLHTPVKMPKEFLFSNTAMQLGTFVNNSISNNITGNASTFNMGIVALLILIIGAFRFNTFSRLYKKIYVVSIVTTLLSTNLFPWSLLQNTPVSLLQFPFRVFVVATFFIALLGVELLNELRIKHVTLLLVAILYIFNISSTQNFINTRKDFPTLQHAFAPNASLKERYNIKVDRKTYFKLIKANPNRDYVPINKKQSSNKNYQNGLKIYDHYLMKDGRWINKKVDFTSIPNGMIFKLNGESGHVSLPFYLYNKTNYKVYVDGKRVKWDTSQMKTLTVNLHHNSRVKVLYSLSKMQKLSIIISIVSTIFLVFKVIIRFINRRRAW
- a CDS encoding ABC transporter ATP-binding protein produces the protein MDNSYKIKVENVTKEYDLFKTKSDKLKNFFNLGKVDVPHFWSLKGVSLTIKPGETFGIIGVNGSGKSTISNIISGIIPQTTGKVDVRGDTSIIAIGAGLKRNLTGAENIRLKGLMQGLTIQEINDVRDAIVDFADIGTFIDQPVKDYSSGMRSRLGFAIAVHINPDIMIIDEALSVGDDTFYQKCVDKIMEFKKQGKTILFVSHSLRQVEMICDRVAWMHFGELREVGDTKTVVDHYRQFSNDFKKKSAKERRKYQQDRKREQIEFDIDKYKQELVEQEIAKGTSPKKAQKVVQKAMYDQITPDKMSLPTRIIVGMAMLLFLFFAMVNISGHSVTHSIEHPTTLVHPVKHKVR
- a CDS encoding ABC transporter permease; this encodes MNTMFKIVSDQFTNFKIIRRMAKYDDRASYQSHYLGLAWEFLNPLIQIGIYYLVFGVALRRGDPMPGVPYLPWMVTGIAPWLYMNKTTLDASKSVYQQVGLVSKMKFPINVLPSIKIYGNLYSFWTMIAFGIFLMFTNHIWPTISWIQFIYYFICMLALMYSLGILNSTISVLIRDWQIALQSILRVLFYMSGVLFNFVTSSFPPVLVRLLEINPYYYVINGMRESLLSRGWVWQQPNLNLTITFWLFVFITLTIGSYLHNKFRSNFVDLI